ATGTACCTTATAGGGTATGGGGTCAAGTGCCCCCATacactttttaatattttcttaatactatgtgttgtttgtattatttgtcttataagaaatttatttttttactactatatatattatttgcCCCCACTACTTATTTATATGTATGTGTGTATGTATATTGTCCCCACCACTCAAACTTTCTGGATCCAAGGGATACTTGCTTCACTGATCGGGGTCCAGGTGCGATCCAATTCATTCTCCGATCCAACAATAGATTCAGATCGTTGGGGCTTTCTCGAATCCAAAATCGTAAGATCTTGAGATTCATATCGAGGTCTTAACAACactattttgataaaaaaaaaagttttacactAACTTATTTGAAATCCAGTTAGTTTTTTTGtggtttaatttgatttttttttaaaattcttaATTTGATTTGAGAGAATGAGATAATGATAACTCATATGACTTTCCTCTTattaatgtttattttttattctaattAGATTAGATGAGTGAGTCTCTGCTGACATCCCCAGCATGTTATTGACATCTTATATGGTAATCTAAAGGTGTTTTCTCTCTGTCATaccaatttgaaaataaaaaaagatgaaTCAAATTAGATAGATTAGATAAGATTAGATTTTTTGGTGTGTTAAGATTTATTTAGTAATTCCTAATTCGTGAGTAAAATGTGGTAAATCTCAAATGTCTCTCCAAAGTATCCCAAGATTATAttagatttgttttttatttcaaCATGAGAGAAGGGGTAATACCGTCTATTCAGAACACACACCACTAGTTTGCATTTCACACGCTCACCGAGTGTATAAATTCACAAGATAGAAATCGAATCAAACACAGACTGAACCAATTCTCAATTTAGGGTTTCATCAACCCCAATTCAACCCAGTCGAGAACAATCGCCACCAGAGAAAGCCgtttcaccaccaccaccgtcaccgaCCACCATGCCGAAGAACAAGGGAAAGGGAGGGAAGAATCGCAAGAGAGGAAAGAACGAAGCCGACGACGAGAAGAGAGAGCTCGTATTCAAGGAAGACGGCCAGGAGTACGCGCAGGTCCTCCGCATGCTCGGAAACGGCCGCTGTGAAGCCACCTGCATCGACGGAACCAAGCGGCTCTGCCACATCCGCGGTAAGATGCACAAGAAGGTCTGGATCGCCGCCGGCGACATCGTCCTCGTTGGGCTCCGTGATTACCAGGATGATAAGGCGGATGTGATTCTGAAGTATATGCCTGATGAGGCTAGGCTTCTGAAGGCGTATGGAGAGCTTCCGGATAGTACGAGACTGAATGAGGGGATTGGTGGTGGCTTGgatgaggaggatgatgctGATGCTAATGATTACATCGAGTTTGAGGATGAGGATATTGATAAAATCTAAACcccttttttgtttgtttgaattttaattattaCTGTTTGTTTGATGATGAATCATGTGTACTATTTTGATGCTTTTTTGTTGAGGTTTTATGTATTGTGGGATATGGATTATTATGGCGGATTTTACTGCAATAATGATGGGTTGTTATCTTTGTTTATTTTGATGTTTGCCTATATAGATTATATCAATTATGTGGAATTCTGTTTGTTTCAAATGTGTTGTGCTTTTGGTGTTTTGATTGTTGATGTGATGATGGGTGGTTTCTACCCCCCTTTGATGTTGGTTGGTTCTTGATAGTGGCTTTTGCTCTTGGGAGTGGGAGgatgagatgaagatgaaggtatCTATGGTTAGTTTGCTTTGTTGATTGATTTATGTGGAGCTGAGAAGTTGCTTGATTGTGTCTTTGTTTCATGTCATTAGAAGAAACTTATTAGGTTGTTAGGAAATTTGGGTTGAATTAGATTGTTGTGGTGGTTTTGGAGGAATTATGTTTGTGTTGATGGCAGTAGCTTCTAATCTATGTTTCAATGTTTGCAATTATGTTTGTGTTGGAGGAAAATAGTATTATTAGGGATTTTCAGTCTTGCAGTCTTCTATGATTGCTGGTGTATTATACTCCCTCTTTGAATCAAGTTGATATGAAGGCTAGTGAGTTGTCAGTTCATAATAATTGCAGATGTTCATTTATAGGATGTGGTCAAAAGATAGAACATTGGTATAGGGATTTGATTGTTAAGTTTCACTTATTCAGGAAACTTAGGCCCATAGATAAGGGTAGGTTGATTTCAATTGTTCAAAGGTTAACTATTCATGTGGCCTGTTTTTTAAGCAGATCTTATGTTCATATGAACATGATTATATCTTGTATTGCATGCGCAATTTGTCACTAGATTTTCTATATGCTCCATGGGATTGCTCCATGGGATTTTATATCCCAGATATTATTTAGGATCAATTCCCAGACAGTTGTTTGAGTGGTTGAGCTTCGTCAATGTCTGTTAGCTGCTTGATTTTAAGCTATCGTTTTGCTTCATAAATGTGGATTTGGTCATATGTGTTGAAATGTGCACGTCTTTGGGATAACAACTGAGTTTTAGTTTTCTCATCCCTGGAACCATTGTAATATCTGTGATTCGTAAATGGGTAAAGAATGTGGATTAAGGGTGCAGTTGAATACAATTTAATTATGTCTTTATATGTCAATCAGCGATTCATGAGTTTATTTAAGAAACGTAGTGAAATATGTTTCAAGGAGTAAATATATATACTTTAAATTCTTTGATAAGTTAATTTGAGTAGCTCAATAGAATAACTTAACTGAACTAAGTAGGTTATAAGTTACTACTTTTATAAGCATAATCAAATACTTACGCTTCAAGATATATTTGAATAAGTTTTGTCAAGGCACCATAACTGTAAACATCTATTCTTAATGAGTAGTACTTTTTAGTAACGAATTGATTACTAGCAACAACGGATAGAGAATGGTTTATTGGCGATTTTCAATTCACTCAACCTAAAGATATATAGAAACCTGGAGAGTTTTACTTTTGCCTTGAATATCTATCATGCTTCATTCTGTACAAATTTGAGGTGCAAAACTTTCGGAAAAATGGTTCAATTCAGTGTGCAAGTGGTCTGATTTGGCGTTTGAGTTCGACGAAAATCTTAACATATTAAGTTAGTTATGCATAGTTGAATCCAGCAACAAAGCTGAAAACAGGATAGAGCTGAGGCCACTTCCATCGAAATTAATTGGAGATCTATAGTCATTATTTTCAATCTAAGATTTGCATAATGGTTAAAAATGGTCTAGTCAATTGCATAATTCAGGATACGTTAAAGAATGGGTATGTATTTTATGCAGGCAATAAACGTACTAGCCAGGCCAAATAcaaattttgtaaatatcaaaGACTTGAGATACAAGCATTAAAATTGATGAAGCACTTCAGAATCATACAAAATAATGGCCATCAAAGATTAAGGCATGCAAATTTATTAGCCATTCACAATTTCACATCATTACTATCAAAAGGAACACAGAAAAATTGACATTCAAGAACCTATTCCTCTAAATTATGATTCTGCAGAACAATTTTTACTGCTCTGGAAGGTCCACATAACAGACACTGCCAAAGAAACCCAAGGTCCATCATAGCTCTCCGTCCACTGCCCACTTGAATGTGAACCTGTAACTCAAACAAATTATTCATAGGAGTATTAAGCTTTCCTTGTTTTTTAAGAAGAGATAACTGACCATTGAGCTATCACAATAAGGAGGGTATAAGAGGGAAGAGAACAATAGAATACCATactaaccaaaaaaattatcaatggCCAAATATTctttaagaaaataatttgcaTTTTAAAGTGAGTTTCAACTTCAAACACACAATAGAGACAAGACAGCAAAGAAGGCATCTAATGCCACTTATTGGAACATAGAATCCTGTTAATCTCACACACTTTGCATAATTGCTTTAAAGCAACATAGGATAGATATTTACAGAAGTAGGAACGGCATCTTTAGGATATAGGAATAGAATAGCAAGTACAGGTGACTGGTATGATTATGAAACAACCAAAAATGAGTCACACACAGGTAAACATgaaattttaaagctttagaaagCCTAGACAAACTCCAAGAGTTTTGCGAATTTTATTTCCAGATATGATACCATGCTTTCAGTTTATTTTATGCAGGATCACTCTTCCACTCAACATTTATCGACATAAAATTTAGCACCTGACTATTGAATACACTTTCACAAGTCACTGACTGATATTCAGTTTCATTCTTTCTTAACAAAAAAGTCTATAAATAATAGTACTCTTTCCAATCAGTGCTAATACTAGACATTCAATATGTGCATCTCAAAACACGCAAACTGCGAAAAGCAATTCAGCTCGATGTTATAAAATGGAAGCCATGGAAGTATGGAATGGATGATTTTTAATTAAACACTATTTGATAGTCATGGCATGGCGGCTTTCACATGGCAGCTGCTAGAAGAAAAGTGGGTATGCAGTTCCATTGGCCTAGAAGAAATAACAGTTAAATCACcttaaaaacaaagaagaaaataaaacagatgTGTATTAGTAACCCGCTTTCAACCCTAAATACATGTCAACCCAATAATAACCTGAAATATTTATGATTAGTCAAGCCCTAATGATCCATCAAATCCTAACTTAGACCGCCACATCTCTGTTCTTACTCTCGCACACTTGTGTTGTTTTCTCTCTTTGGTAGGCCTTAACTGTTTCCTCTGGCTCAAATCCTAACTTAGACCCACACATCTCTGTTCTTACTCTCGCACACTTTGTCTTCTCTCTTTGGTAGGTCTTAACTCTTACTTCCGGCTCAAACTCACATGCTCAGCTGCTCTCACATCTCCTTCATTATCTCCGACAAACAGCCCTTCTCCGATAAATGACCCCCTAGAGCAAACTGCAGATCTCCCGTGAGTGACCCATTTCCCTCTTTTCTAAACATCAAACCTTACTCTCTAAATCACTATTTTTTAAATCTTTCTCTATTCCTCTGTCTACCTCTCTCTACTTCCTTGTCTGTTCTGTCCTATTAATTTCTTATTTTGTGATTGTATCCATCTTGAGCTGCTAATAATGCACTTTAGGTAAATTTAATTTACTGCAATATGTCACTAGTGTATTGTTATTGACATAGATTAAAagtactttattatttttttggggTGCACACATACTTAATGTTCGATTTGTAGTCAGTCAGCCATACTTCTACCATAGGCGTGCACAAAGACATATTATATAGTACTGTTATAGCAGATTCTAGGCCTGACGCCATGAACTACCATCTGTCATTAATGGCATTGATTCAGCTCAAGTTTGTTCCAAACAAGAAACAATGACAAGTTTCATTGAGCATAATATCCTGCATGATTTTCAGACATAGCTTTGACTAATAATTCAGTTCTAACATTCTTTCATTGGGTTTCATTTCATAAAAAGAGACTAGTTCAGGCATAGCATGATAGCGTCACACGATGAATGAggttattttctgttttcactTTAAACCTCATCTTTTTTTGGCTTTATTTTCTAGCAGTACATGAAGCTAATATGAAATTGAGTAGCATGaaatcaaatggaataaattcaTCATCTCATGATATTTTATGATAAAATAGAGATCTGTTTCCATTCCATTACGTAAGATAGCTTCATCCCAACCCCAAAATTAGAAGGACAGAAAATGAAACCATTACATGAAATAAATTACATTTCATTCGTCTTATTCCAAAGGATACAAACAATTATAACCAATATAACTCCATTTGTCTCTAAGCAGGCATTCATTCCATTCATGTTCAGTTTACATGACAGAGCAATCAcaaaaaattctgaaacaaaactGACCTGTGATCATTCTATCTAATCTTCTCCCTTCCACTGATCTTGTTAGCTGCTTCCCTGATCTTGTCAATGTAACCCGGAATGGGAGGCGTGAGAGTGGCCATAAAACGGTTGGCAGGAAACGGAGCCAAGTCAGGGACCAAAGCAGCCTCCTTCAAATGTGGAGGCAAGGCCTCAATCGCCTCCTTCTTCATCCTCAAAAGGTTCGTTTCTGCAGCCTGTCTAGCCCTGGTCTTCCTCATCAGCACCCTGCTATACTCCTTCGCCAACCTCCTCCCATCCTCCACCGTCAACTCGTACTTGGGCAACTTCTCCACATCCACCAACCCCAACGTCACATAGTCCAACCCAGGTGTCCCAATAATCGTCGGTTTCTCCGGAACCTTAGTAGCATTCAATACACATATCAGAACAAGGGAAAAAATATAACATACTAGTCCCTTTACACATTTGATGCATATTAAAACGCAAcaaaacataaatttaaaacggttttgattcattcacactcaaattctcttccatctcatttccactcattttttccctatctctcttttcttttcctatcacatcatGTATCATATCTCTTCTTTTCTTATCCCTCACTTAATGTGAGAATGATATGAGTGTGAATGAATATTTACTTAATTTAAAATGTTTTCTATTTCCATCGAAAAGAGTACTGATTCATTCACAATCCACcgtctcttccatctcattttcactcacaTTCTCTTCCTATTTCACTTTTACTCCTATCACATAATCTACCAAAAGAACAAAACATAAAAGCAGCTAccttaaaaaacaaaacaaaatatacCATAAATTTTGAACTGTTCTATCTCTACTGAAAATGGTGCTACCTTATACTTGTTGAAgaccttcttcttcatcatatcAAGTTCCCGCTGCCTCTCCTTACTAATGAGCCCCATTTTCTCCCTCTCCGCTTCTCTCTTCTTCTGCTTCGGCGTGAGATACCGAACCGGGGTTGGTGCATTAAGACATCTCTCATAGAGAAGCTCACGCTCTTGCCTCTCGCGGGACCCGACCGGAGGTCCGGAAGAGGGTTCGGATCCTTTCTTCGTGGTGATGCGGGATCGTTTCAGCGCTCCTGCTTTGATCTTGGCCTTCCCTTTCGCCGTGCCGCTCACCGAGCACCGTTGGATGAGTTGCTGCCCAGAACATGGTGACTGCGTTGAATGTAAAAAAGGCTTCAGCTTTGCGAGGCGCAGCATTTTTCCGGTGATGGGTCGGTGTTGTTTTGGTGGAAGAGTGTGGGTTTGAGAGTGGTGAgattctgggtttcggagctCTGGTTCTGTGAATGGAGGTAGGGCATGAGGAGAGTGATGATGGGAAATGGGCCGGGCTGGTTTAGAGGAAGAGTTTGAATGGGCCGGGTCGGTAATTGGCCTAAAGTGGAAAAAGTAGGAAAGGTTTTTTCCTCTATTATTATTGTGGAGAAatatgaaaaagatgaaaaaaaagagagaattgTCCAATTGAAACAAATGATAAACAAGTGGGTTGGTGTAGTGATTCGAcacttcatcctttaagcaagTAGTTGGGGGTTCGAATTCCAACTTGCGAATAGAGAAAACTCATTGGTCAGctccctaccgcttagtgcgctgaccgtggggtGATAGATTAGTCTCACAGCTGTCGGCTGTGAAGATACTTTGGTCAAGACCAAAGAAAGAATTGATAAACATGTTTCCAATGTTTAGAGTTACCCTATGGTTGTATGCATGATTTTCATTGTTACCTTTAAAAAATGACCCTTTAAACGAATTTGATATTCATGCGTTCAAGTTCAAGTGCATGATGCATATGATGTCTAATATATCATTGTAGAAAACATTTGCTTGTAGGGTAGTCCTAAACTAGTCTTTAGACACTTAAGTCTTTATACTTGATCCTCCTATGCAATCTTTTAGCTTTGTACTTAGGTCCTTATACCCAAATTTTGAGCTTTGCAACTTTGgtgttcaaagttcaaacacatCCTCTAGCTCTGTAACTTGGGTTTTCAAGCACAACCTTTAGACTTTATACCTTTGGTCTTCACATATGCAACCTATAGACTTTAACTTTTTTCTCTAtactttaaaaatatttttagatCTAATGAATGTTGAAGTTTAAATCGCAAGTTAATCTTCTCATGTTCATTATGATTATAGTAACTCTAAACATTGGAAACatgcttttcatttttttttggcttaattgcccttttggtcccccaactattgccttcctgcgaaaatcgtcctcaaacttcaaaattagcaaaaaacgtcctccaactatacacgtcgttgcacttttggtctgccgtTACAGTTCCGTTtgaaaactaacgtttttttgTAAAAACCCAGAAATATGATGAATATTCATCTTCTTGATTCATCATTCCAAGTTCCAACCCAGGTGAAAAATTTAAATCCCTATAGTCAAATAATTCAACCAAAatacaaacccagaaaatttgTAACTGCTAAGTTAATTGGATCTTTTAAACTTGAATTTTCCATATTCTAGAATCcatcattcatcttcatctctctttcttcctcGCAAATTCTTCTTCCCAAGATTTTTTCTTTCCATCAACCTGCATCTCATTTATATGTTATGGTATGTTTATTTGTTATAGAAACGGAACCAGCAAATAATTCCAACACTTGTAACCTGCAATTTAGACCATAAAACTAGGTACAGGGCAAGCAACCAATTATGCTACCACTTCAGTTTGACAATGGAGCCACCAATTATGCTACCAGAATCAGATATTAGCCAGACATATTGTTGGGTTCAAAATCCCTTCAAAACTAGAGGATCTGAACTCTCTGAACTTTGCAGATAGCCAATTCCAAGCACGCACCTCAACCAGATCCAACacccaaacccagaaatctTAACCCAATAACCCCAAAACAAGAATCTCCAACCCAAAACCCACCAAGTAGTGAAGATCTGGGCCGATTTGAATCAAGCACCAACACCCAACACCAAGAAAACTTTGAGAAAATCCACCACACCTACTGAAGATGCAAA
This portion of the Lotus japonicus ecotype B-129 chromosome 3, LjGifu_v1.2 genome encodes:
- the LOC130746203 gene encoding eukaryotic translation initiation factor 1A-like — encoded protein: MPKNKGKGGKNRKRGKNEADDEKRELVFKEDGQEYAQVLRMLGNGRCEATCIDGTKRLCHIRGKMHKKVWIAAGDIVLVGLRDYQDDKADVILKYMPDEARLLKAYGELPDSTRLNEGIGGGLDEEDDADANDYIEFEDEDIDKI
- the LOC130746200 gene encoding uncharacterized protein LOC130746200, yielding MLRLAKLKPFLHSTQSPCSGQQLIQRCSVSGTAKGKAKIKAGALKRSRITTKKGSEPSSGPPVGSRERQERELLYERCLNAPTPVRYLTPKQKKREAEREKMGLISKERQRELDMMKKKVFNKYKVPEKPTIIGTPGLDYVTLGLVDVEKLPKYELTVEDGRRLAKEYSRVLMRKTRARQAAETNLLRMKKEAIEALPPHLKEAALVPDLAPFPANRFMATLTPPIPGYIDKIREAANKISGREKIR